A segment of the Arachis hypogaea cultivar Tifrunner chromosome 5, arahy.Tifrunner.gnm2.J5K5, whole genome shotgun sequence genome:
GTCCAAGGGAAAAAGCTATATAGCCATATAGTACATGATGATGAGAAAGgaaactaaataaaagaaaatatacacAGAAACCTTTAAGCTTCTGCTCATGACTTTGGCTTTTCTAAGACCCTCTTTTTTGTATTGGTTCTATCAAtgatatatattcatatatatttgCAGCATATGATGGAGAATCCAACAACACACAGtactttaatttgtttttttatgttgttgtgtgtatgtgttttctttttttaaggAATTTGTACTTGCGCTTCAGCATTAACATAAACGAAGATTGATGGTAAACGTAGTTGAAAAAGTAATAAGTTAACTCCATTATGTTAAAAAGGATAAAAACTAGGTTTTTCTCTAGCAAGTTCTAATGAAATTTGGTTAATTCGTGCAAGATATGTTTATATTGCATTGGTTGGTGTTAAGTTTTTTTTCACAAGTATTTCATGTTAAcgcaaaatttgaaaaaaaaaaaaacgttgtaATGTAAGTGGTCTAATAAGATAATTACATCATTGACTAATTCTAGAATTTAAGCTTGTGATCTTAAAATTAAACAGATAATTCAGCTGTTATTTTAAAACTTTCCTTTATTAAgccattttaaataattataaaaataaacattAGCCTCTTCTAAGACTaaattaagtaatatatattacACAAGGTACATAGACTTAATTTAATTTgtcatttatatatatttatttatgttaatcatattaaaataataaaaagagatatattatgtttataaaaaaaattgaattaagatcatcgaaagtaaaaaaattagtaaaataaaaaattaattatttttaaattaaaatagtaagacACACATTTGATAGAATTGTGATTAATTCTTTACTTtaacaactttttattttaaaaaatcgaaattccaaaaaataatgtatattttataaatgaCAAAGAAATACATAAACAACCTAATATTTGGAAAGGGTGGTCAATGTTATACGTGTTATATGTAATGTTAATTAATGTTATTAGTTAATGTGAATTGAGTATAATGATTTGTGTTGATATTGGAATGGAATTGAGTTGTAAGTGGTTGCATGAGGCAGTGTGATTGGTGCACAAGTAAGTAAGTATGTAATGGGTGTTTGGAATAGTGGGTGTTATTTATCACAAGACATGCAATAGAAATAGGATTCAAATAAAGTCGAAAAGCTTTGAATGGTCTCTGCATATTTGGAAAGATGCTGGTTCTTGGTTCTGCTCTCTGTGCGCCCACTTCTGCTGCCAGCAACAATGGCCCTGATTCTGATGcaacaagagagagaaagaaagagagtgaatgaatgatgatgatgatgagatgaATAGAGTTTGTTTGTGTCTGAGTCTGTGTGCCTTAGAGACCCCTTGAGAGGGACTACTGAGTTCTGTGACTGTCATTAACCCCTTTCAACAGTGGCACTGAAAAACatgctcctctctctctctctctaccttTTCCATTCACATTTATATGTTGCCAGAACAATATAGCACCCTAAAACCAAGGACAATATCTATTTCTCTATTcaatttctcctttttttttaattataattcctATATTTatctttacaaaaatattatatatccatacaaaattaattaacacatataattagtgattaataataaaatattaatattaacatGTAAAGTacgtattaaaaataaataaaataacagaaaattgTTGTTTTTCACTAATCAGTGGATACATGTGTGAGTGAGTGTGAGAGCAGTGATGACTAATGAAGGAGAGTGGCAGGAGTAGTAGCTAGGCTTTGTATTGATTTTTTCTGATGATGTGAATAATAGTCTCTacctcttttaaatatttttgtcagTAGAGTTGTTTAATGCTGATGAAATAGTGTTCTCCGAAATCTGCCCTACCACAACATAGTCCAAACAGATaatccaaaacaacaaaaacTTTAGCAGTCTCTACTTCCTCCCTCCCTCCCTGACGCCCCTTATTCATTGCACTCTCTGCCACCCAAATAAACCCCCATACATTCAATTCCATCACTCCatttatatacacacacaaaACTTATTATGTACAATAACCTTGTATCATTTTTTCCTAATTAGTCCTATTCCCCGAGTAACAATTTTAACATGTACTTCTTATCATTACATACACTACGTAACATAATTATCTTCACTTATAccaaatttaattaacaaatatcACAAACTTGCAACGAGTTATACATGAAGAACCAACACCATTAACACTCATCtctattacttttacttttctctCCCCCTCCCCAGCCTATTCATAATTAATTAACCCCGCTTACATTATATTAACCCCACTCacttcacttcttcttcttcttcacttggTATACCAATTCACAAAGATATAATTAATTAgctcaaaaaatagaaaataaaaaagggtGGTAGTACATGGAAAGATGATAATGATGTGGATTAAGATGacgatcttcttcttcttcttcttcttcttcttcttctttcttgttctaaGAGTTAGTAGCTGTAGATGCTTTCttcccattattattattattatcagtaatagtagtagtagtagtatcaTGATCGTTATTATTGTTCTCTATAACTTCTCCAGCACCTTCGGTGGTGATTCCAGAAGACATGTAACTGAGAACCAAGGAATTTTCATCTGGTGGTGCTGTAGCAGATACTGGTGGTGGTTGAAGATGAAAGTGTTGCTTGCAAGAATGGCACGTGATTTGCATGATGGTTGAGTTTATCTTCTTCATTGCATGTTCCTTGAGAGCGCAAGCTTTGTCGAATTCAGCTTGCGCTTGTTGCCTTATCCTCTTTGCATTGTTGAACTCTTGTTCCGCCATTTCTATCTGCCTCTTTGCTTGTTTCCTTGCTTCTTCTGCGTACGCTTTCTCCGCCATGGCTAACCTTAGTTGCTCCCTCGCTTGTTCTTGAACCCGTAAAGCCATGCTTGTTGCTGTCGCATGCTTGTTCTCGTTGCTGCTGTTGATGCTCTCTTTCGGTGACGAGTTCCTGTTTGATGAGTCGTTCTTGTTATTGTTCTCGCTAATGTCTGACGAGGTTGTTCCACCAATGGAGAGTTGCAGCTGTGTTGAATGCTGCTGGTTTTGAAGCTGCTGATGATGATTATTATCACTCTTTGGTGATAGTGTTAAATCAACATTGGGGATCGAATTGTTGTTGTTCATCatcatggtggtggtggtggtggtggagagcTGAAGATCCAAGTTTGGGTGATGGAGTTTGTTGCTGGTGTTACTCTTCTTGAATAGGAATGTTTCAGCAGTGGCTAGAATTGGGGTAGGGTTAGTGTTGTTGAAGAAAGGTGGTTCTGTGGTTGTTGTTATTGGTTTTGTGATCACAACAAGGcttgttggtgttgttgttgttgttgttgatgatgttgGTTGCCATGGAGCAGTGCTGAAATTGGTTTCACTTCTTGAAGGGCTTGGACTTGAAGCTGTTCTTGATAAACATGCAGTTGGAGTTGGTGGTGGttgatgattatgattatgattatgatgagATTCCGTCCTAAGCCTCCCCATGTTGCAAGCATCTTGATGCTCAATAAAGCTCTCCACCCTAATCACAAATACAAACAAAGAATAATCTTAgtgttatatatatgaaaaagagaaaaaggaaaaagggatGAAAAAGTGGGATATAAAAGGTGGTTGGGAAAAGGTATCGAGTGGGTTTTTCAAAGGGGAAGAAGGGAGGTTCCGTTTTCCACTAAATATGATAAAGGACAAAAGGAGTCAAGGGAAGCCAAATTAGAGAGATTTGCATTCTGTGTGTGCTCTAGTGCACATTCTATAAGAACAACCAACAATGTCAATGGAACAGATTATTACAAAGGAGAGAGAGAATCATGaagaaacattattattattattttcatcacattaaaaattaaaaacagttaaGCGAAACCAACGGAAAAACTGTGTTTTGGGAACCGTGTTCTCCAACTGTCAATGAACAGTTCTAAGTATTGCtctagacaaaaataaaaagtaatatttggaaggaaaaaaaaacaCTTTTATATTAAGGTTCCATCAgtcaaattatttttcttattaattatcttattttttagttatccagaaaggaaaagaaaaaaatacatttaatttaactttttcttCCCAGGTCAAAACCTATGTAGAAACAATAGAGCTGGGCAAGGTCATCAGCTCAATTGCTCATCATCATTTCATTTAAAAATGTTAacaagtagaaaaagaagaagaagaagaagagtagcacatgaaatagagagaaaaagagaaaaaaaaaaaggtgatgaAACTCAAATTCTGAAATCATATAATAGATCCATCCAGTTTTATAAAGATACTGTTTTTTGGTAAATGAAAAGAATAATTGAAATTATTATCCGATAACGGCTAGGGAGCCAGCAGGTTTTGTGAGATTATGAATACCTGGAGAAGACGCGGCCGCAATCACAAGAGTGGCCGCGAGTGCCGCAGGTCTTGAGGTGAGCCTTGTAATCGGACTGCACCGCGTAGCCCTTGGAGCAGCGCTCGCAGACCCACTGTTTGTGGTTGCTGTGCTTGCGGCGGAAGTGCTTCTTGATCCCAACAAGGTCTCCGAGTGCGTGACAAGGGTCGTGGTGCAGGCAAGTAGGCTCCGGACACACGAAGACCCTCTTCCTGACCACCGGCGTCTCCCTCTTTAGAAGCTTCCACGGCACCTTGTGCCTCCTCCGATGCATCTGCAGGTTCTGGTCCCTTTGGAAGCCTTGGTTGCAGATCTCACACACATATCGATCCGATTCCAATAACGTCTTTGGCGACAGCGACACCACCTCTGCATCTGGATCTACATATTTCAATTCCAATCACTTATTAATTAACCATCAAATCAATAATAACTTGCTCGAATATTTTCTTGACCTACCTGGTGTTCCTGCGGGTCTTCTCTTCCTTTTATTGCTTGGAGTGCCATTACTATTATCAGCACAAGAAAATGGTTCACTTGGAGCTACTGAAGAGTTATTCGCTAACATGGTGACTGTAATTGTTGTTCTTCACTCTATGGCAattgatgatgacgatgatgatgatagagagaagaagcagaagaaaaagaagatagaagaagagggagaaagaaagaaaataatgaaaaaacaaaagctaatTCTCCTTTTCTTTCTACCCTTTCGGTTTTCTCAGCTTTCTTTCTTTTTAGCTTGCTTTTGAGCTTTCAgctttatttatttcctttttttttacttcctctctctctctctctatctatctcacacacacacacacataagcAATAGCAGCTttgtttttctttggttttctctctctctctctctctctctaattctcTATCTATCAAAGTCTCTCTCTCTTGTTGTTGCTTCCAACCCTCATCTTCAGCAGGGATTGTCTGTAATAGCCCCCCTTcacttctctcctctctctctcccttaatAAGCACTTTCAAAAAGAGGGACAGAGAGAGTGTGACCCAATCACAATGCTCGAAACTTGATCCCACAAGCACCTCTATGGGCTCCATTCATtcacatatataaataattttccaTTTAATTACAGAAAAAATCCCCTCACAAAGAAACAAAACCCTTTCATTATTTCGTTACACTgtaatttcctttttcttttttttttcttttttgctttgcATGCATAAATACAACCCCAATTTCCCCTACAATACACACGTAAGTTAACTATTTTTGTCACATTCTATATATctctgtatgtatgtatatatacacGCAACCGTTATTTATACtctgttttattttatataataagccGATCATATTTGTTTCTCTATAAAAGATATAtaacatattttatataaaatgaaTCATTTTAGAGATTTTTATGGTATTTTATATCTAGATACCCGTACTTTCAATCTAATCAATGATTTAACATTTatctcttaaaaattttaaattttaaaatttatttttaaattaataaaatatatgacAGTTTCTCAacactataaaaattaaataccgATATGTGATATtccataatcataataataataataattttcatcTATTTAATTTATCTATgccattatttttatttctctctccAACATCACACGCTACATACGATCAAATACCATCCCTCCTATGTGACATGTTGGTAAGAAAATTAGGCTAAATTATTTCACTTTTGGGGGTTTGTTTAGATTAAATGGTGGTTGTGGATTTATCCATTCAAACAATAACGAAATGTGCTTTTTACTTGATATGTATGTGCATAGGTATTATCCCATGTAAGGAATTGAGTATTAATACCAGTATAGGTAAAAATTGAAATACATGTTCACCTACGTATATTGATGACATAGGATACataattatatactaattaattatatatttattctgAAATTTTGAtatgcaaaaaagaaaagaaattttgcAATCTTTAAGATTACTAATTCATACAATAGTGCCAACTCATTGttgtgaaaaactaaaaatttagaCTGCTTCATATTTTTCATCATTAATTCCTAGTTATATTTCTCTCTCTTGTGCAAGTTATAATTAAGTTGGGGGCAGATGTATCTTTATTGACCATAGTACCCATACTTGTGACTCTGCAGGAAGTCTTATTAATTTCACTTGAAGCAGCTTTTTGTAAAGGTGATTATGAGGATGTGAAGTCACCTTCAAGGGCAATGTTGTAATTTTAGTTCACAATTTTTCTCTCCCGGAGTTGCTTTGCTTTTTGGTAAAATGAGGGCATCAACTTAACAGTTGTGGGTTAAAATTGGAATTACAATTCCTTTATAGGTGAGGTTCTTAATTAAGATTGGCAAATATAAATGCCATATGTACTGCTACggcaattaaattaattttttaattccttttgaatattataattttttttaaaaaaattgatttctatattatttttttcaggTCTAATAATTGATTTTTGTCTCTGatattattttgtttgattttttgttccATTACAAAAATAATGGGTGCCTTAAATCTAAATAGTTATGATAAAATTCTAAAGTATGTAGTTTGAAGAGTGCTTGTaactttttctattttctaaaatTCAAGCATTGATCAGTTATAAAAAATTGAAGTTTCCTAAATAATAATCTAAGcttctaaaaattaaaagtatcataaattttaaggactaaaataaaatacttttagaAATATTtggatttatataaaaatatatagcgTTATTATATAAGAACGAAAATCaattatgcttaaataaaagatttggaattaaacaaaaaaaaagtaaagagagcaaaaCAATGTCCAAAGCATTCACAAATTAAAGATTAGAGATATATTTAAGCCAAAATATAAAAAGGGCTCAAATGTAACTAACTTCGTGTGatcgaaaatcaatttttaaataacCAAAGTGTACAAATTAGCATAATTTGATCAGTTAAGAGTACGTTTCAGTTTTAAAGAATgaggaaataattttttttctaaatttactaaCTGAAATAAATACACATAGTATCATCATGTACTTAATTTTCGATGGGTAAGTCTGTTAAACAACTTCTTTAACAACCTCTTTAATTCAACATGGCATTCTTTTAGCTGcgctttttagtcataattattattttatttttttaatagaagaaTGTTAGAGGATTGTCAAAATTTATGAACGAAATTATGTCATTGGATTATTAGACTAAATAAATCGGTAATgctagaaagataaaaaaaacaacaaaaacttattttatttaacattcattaattgtcgcaacaattaataaatgataaataaggcaatttataattatttttagctaatttttttttgttaccaaatatttttaaaataaattggagTGATAGCTAGAAgtgatggccaaaaataataaattctatttttttatatgaccTTTTTACTCTTGTTACTTTCAAATTGACATTAGTTTGATCCCCAAAAAAT
Coding sequences within it:
- the LOC112802405 gene encoding protein indeterminate-domain 14; the protein is MLANNSSVAPSEPFSCADNSNGTPSNKRKRRPAGTPDPDAEVVSLSPKTLLESDRYVCEICNQGFQRDQNLQMHRRRHKVPWKLLKRETPVVRKRVFVCPEPTCLHHDPCHALGDLVGIKKHFRRKHSNHKQWVCERCSKGYAVQSDYKAHLKTCGTRGHSCDCGRVFSRVESFIEHQDACNMGRLRTESHHNHNHNHQPPPTPTACLSRTASSPSPSRSETNFSTAPWQPTSSTTTTTTPTSLVVITKPITTTTEPPFFNNTNPTPILATAETFLFKKSNTSNKLHHPNLDLQLSTTTTTTMMMNNNNSIPNVDLTLSPKSDNNHHQQLQNQQHSTQLQLSIGGTTSSDISENNNKNDSSNRNSSPKESINSSNENKHATATSMALRVQEQAREQLRLAMAEKAYAEEARKQAKRQIEMAEQEFNNAKRIRQQAQAEFDKACALKEHAMKKINSTIMQITCHSCKQHFHLQPPPVSATAPPDENSLVLSYMSSGITTEGAGEVIENNNNDHDTTTTTITDNNNNNGKKASTATNS